One window of the Lysobacter sp. S4-A87 genome contains the following:
- a CDS encoding S46 family peptidase has protein sequence MRHGVLAVAVLGAMAGVGVARAGEGMWVPQQLPEIAGPLKKAGLKLNPKQLANLTGDPMAAVVSLGGCTASFVSPQGLVVTNHHCAYGAIQLNSTPEKNLMKDGFNAVTQAGEVSAGPNARIYALDTIQDVTRQVQDAIAAAPDALGRTAALEAIEKQLVASCEREAGFRCRLYSFSGGNAYRLFRNLEIRDVRLVYAPPGGVGNFGGEVDNWTWPRHTGDFSFYRAYVGKDGKPAAYSPDNVPYQPKAWLKFADKPLVAGDFVMVAGYPGRTARYALAEEFEETANWTYPTIGGHYKDLVALVQAEGRRNPDVAVKYASTVKGWQNTMKNYDGQLAGFKRIDAASRKQAEETAVLEWLRQQGGKGEPALAAHAKLLELDDAARVNRERDLVFGQLRSTGVLGAATQLYRLSLERAKPDPQREQGYQQRDLATFEGGMRQMERRYVPAMDRQLQAYWLREYTKLPASQRVAAIEKWLGGSDDKAINRALDKLARTNLGITEQRLRLMTASSAELEKSKDPAIQFAVAIMPTVLQLESEGKARAGDALLARPLYLQAVADYRKSKGQFVYPDANSSLRITFGNVTGYTKLDGSKQMPFTRLEEVAAKATGQDPFNAPKALLDAVAAKNYGGLADKKLGTVPVNFLSDLDITGGNSGSPVLDAQGKLVGLAFDGNWESVSSNWVFDPAMTRMISVDQRYMRWIMQEVYPAPQLLQELGVAKKQ, from the coding sequence ATGCGTCATGGTGTGTTGGCGGTTGCGGTACTGGGTGCGATGGCCGGAGTCGGCGTCGCCCGGGCAGGAGAGGGCATGTGGGTGCCGCAGCAGTTGCCGGAAATCGCCGGCCCGCTGAAGAAGGCCGGCCTCAAGCTCAATCCCAAGCAACTGGCCAACCTCACCGGCGACCCGATGGCCGCGGTGGTTTCGCTGGGCGGATGCACGGCCAGCTTCGTCTCGCCGCAGGGCCTGGTGGTGACGAACCACCACTGCGCCTATGGCGCGATCCAGCTCAACTCCACGCCCGAAAAGAACCTGATGAAGGACGGCTTCAACGCTGTCACGCAGGCCGGGGAAGTGTCCGCCGGACCGAATGCGCGCATCTACGCGCTCGACACCATCCAGGACGTGACCCGCCAGGTGCAGGACGCGATCGCGGCCGCACCCGATGCGCTCGGTCGCACCGCCGCGCTGGAGGCGATCGAGAAGCAGCTGGTGGCCTCGTGCGAACGCGAGGCCGGTTTCCGCTGCCGTCTTTACAGTTTCTCCGGCGGCAATGCCTACCGTTTGTTCCGCAACCTCGAGATCCGTGACGTACGCCTGGTCTACGCGCCTCCGGGCGGCGTCGGCAACTTCGGTGGCGAAGTCGACAACTGGACCTGGCCGCGGCATACCGGCGACTTTTCCTTCTACCGCGCGTACGTCGGCAAAGACGGCAAGCCGGCCGCGTATTCGCCCGACAACGTGCCCTACCAGCCCAAGGCCTGGCTGAAGTTCGCCGACAAGCCGCTCGTGGCCGGGGACTTCGTGATGGTCGCCGGCTATCCGGGCCGCACCGCGCGCTACGCGCTGGCCGAGGAGTTCGAGGAAACCGCGAACTGGACCTACCCGACCATCGGCGGCCACTACAAGGACCTGGTCGCGCTGGTCCAGGCCGAGGGGCGCAGGAACCCCGATGTCGCGGTGAAGTACGCCAGCACCGTGAAGGGCTGGCAGAACACGATGAAGAACTACGACGGCCAGCTCGCCGGCTTCAAGCGCATCGATGCCGCCAGCCGCAAGCAGGCCGAGGAAACCGCGGTGCTGGAGTGGCTTCGCCAGCAGGGCGGCAAGGGCGAACCGGCGCTGGCCGCGCACGCGAAGTTGCTCGAGCTCGACGATGCCGCGCGCGTCAATCGCGAACGCGACCTGGTGTTCGGGCAGCTGCGCAGCACCGGCGTGCTCGGTGCGGCGACGCAGCTGTACCGGTTGTCGCTCGAGCGCGCCAAGCCCGACCCGCAGCGCGAGCAGGGCTACCAGCAGCGCGACCTGGCCACGTTCGAAGGCGGCATGCGGCAGATGGAGCGTCGTTACGTGCCGGCCATGGATCGCCAGCTGCAGGCCTACTGGCTGCGCGAGTACACCAAACTGCCGGCGTCGCAGCGCGTCGCCGCGATTGAGAAATGGCTGGGCGGCAGCGACGACAAGGCGATCAATCGCGCCCTCGACAAGCTGGCCAGGACCAACCTGGGCATCACCGAACAGCGCCTGCGGCTGATGACTGCCAGCAGCGCCGAGCTGGAAAAGAGCAAGGACCCGGCGATCCAGTTCGCCGTGGCGATCATGCCGACCGTGCTGCAGCTGGAAAGCGAGGGCAAGGCCCGCGCCGGCGACGCGCTGTTGGCGCGGCCGCTGTACCTGCAGGCGGTGGCCGATTACCGCAAGAGCAAGGGACAGTTCGTCTATCCCGATGCCAACTCATCGCTGCGCATCACCTTCGGCAACGTCACCGGCTACACCAAGCTCGACGGCAGCAAGCAGATGCCGTTCACGCGCCTGGAAGAAGTCGCCGCCAAGGCCACCGGCCAGGATCCGTTCAACGCGCCCAAGGCGCTGCTGGATGCGGTCGCGGCGAAGAACTACGGCGGCCTGGCCGACAAGAAGCTCGGCACGGTGCCGGTGAACTTCCTGTCCGACCTGGACATCACCGGCGGCAATTCCGGTTCACCGGTGCTCGATGCACAGGGCAAGCTGGTGGGCCTGGCCTTCGACGGCAACTGGGAGTCGGTCAGCAGCAACTGGGTGTTCGACCCGGCGATGACGCGGATGATCTCGGTCGACCAGCGCTACATGCGCTGGATCATGCAGGAGGTCTACCCGGCGCCGCAGCTGTTGCAGGAGCTGGGTGTCGCGAAGAAGCAGTGA
- a CDS encoding DUF3224 domain-containing protein, with protein MAQQVKGEFEVKRTPEGGCDLGDGAVAGHFRFDKRFHGALDATAVVHMLAVGTEVEGSAAYVAVERIAGSLDGRVGAFLTQHTGTLDRGAPTLAVTVVPDSGSGELKGLSGRMTIDIADGKHFYSFDYELTQPE; from the coding sequence ATGGCACAGCAGGTGAAGGGCGAATTCGAGGTCAAGCGCACGCCGGAAGGCGGATGCGACCTGGGCGACGGTGCCGTCGCCGGACATTTCCGATTCGACAAACGCTTCCACGGCGCACTCGACGCCACCGCGGTGGTGCACATGTTGGCCGTCGGCACCGAGGTCGAAGGTTCGGCGGCCTATGTCGCTGTCGAGCGCATCGCCGGATCGCTCGATGGTCGCGTCGGCGCCTTCCTCACCCAGCACACCGGCACGCTCGACCGTGGCGCACCGACGCTGGCAGTCACCGTCGTGCCGGACTCGGGCAGCGGTGAGCTCAAGGGACTGTCCGGGCGCATGACCATCGACATTGCCGATGGCAAGCACTTCTATAGCTTCGACTACGAGCTTACCCAGCCGGAGTGA
- a CDS encoding S46 family peptidase, with protein MPTIRHRLSALSISLLLVLGAGAAHADEGMWMPSQLPDIARQLKAAGFKGKPGDLAELARPPMNAVVKVGGASGAFVSKDGLVLTNHHVAFGVVQYNSGTSANGSGRDLIKDGYIASDRAGELPANPDYRVLVTTGFDRITDSILAGARGKQGRAYYDAVDSASKAAVGKCESEPGYRCSVANMYYGTDFYLVRQLELRDVRLVYAPPNDIGNYGGEVDNFVWPRHAGDFTLLRAYVGKDGKPADYSADNVPYVPPSHLQVSTRNVKDGDFAMLAGYPGVTFRHRMASEFANQIQWQLPSRVALYQRMIEVIEAGGSKDDAARVSYASQVRSMKNTLKRAQGELDGLRRSDAARVRRDDEAAMYAWLDKQADAATTRADIGAAQAVIDQGVATRERDQLLAVIQSQTQLLRAAISLQRWAAEQPKPDAQRETGYQQRDEVLITGQLKQVQRRYAPAIEKALLTELLTQYQALPSAQHVAEFDAVFGTTPAQLKTRLDALYAGTQLGDEATRLGAMKTGSATLAKSRDTLLKAAATLLPAIQRLEEESKASAGELLRLRPAYMRALIAYRKSQGRAVYPDANSTLRVSYGRISAMDPRDGVHYLPLTTVQGIVEKHTGEEPFNAPQPLRDAIAKGDFGSTAEPSLGTQTVDLMTNLDTTGGNSGSPVLDARGDLIALNFDSNWEAVSASWMFDPRYKRAIHVDMRYLRWLLAKVYPAPHLLKEMNLPAE; from the coding sequence ATGCCGACCATTCGCCACCGTTTGTCCGCCCTGTCCATTTCGCTGCTGCTGGTGCTGGGAGCGGGCGCCGCCCATGCCGACGAGGGCATGTGGATGCCGTCACAGCTTCCCGACATCGCCCGCCAGCTCAAGGCGGCCGGCTTCAAGGGCAAGCCCGGTGATCTGGCCGAACTGGCGCGGCCGCCGATGAACGCGGTGGTCAAGGTCGGCGGCGCCAGCGGCGCGTTCGTGTCGAAGGACGGCCTGGTGCTGACCAACCACCACGTCGCCTTCGGCGTGGTCCAGTACAACTCCGGCACCTCGGCCAACGGCAGTGGCCGCGACCTGATCAAGGACGGCTACATCGCCAGCGACCGCGCCGGCGAACTGCCGGCCAATCCCGACTACCGCGTGCTGGTCACGACCGGTTTCGACCGCATCACCGACAGCATCCTCGCCGGTGCGCGCGGCAAGCAGGGGCGCGCGTACTACGACGCCGTCGACAGCGCCAGCAAGGCCGCGGTGGGCAAGTGCGAGAGCGAGCCCGGCTATCGCTGCAGCGTCGCCAACATGTACTACGGCACCGACTTCTACCTGGTGCGCCAGCTCGAACTGCGCGACGTGCGCCTGGTGTACGCGCCGCCGAACGACATCGGCAACTATGGCGGCGAGGTCGACAACTTCGTCTGGCCGCGCCATGCCGGCGACTTCACCCTGCTGCGTGCCTACGTCGGCAAGGACGGCAAGCCGGCCGACTACTCCGCCGACAACGTGCCGTACGTGCCGCCGTCGCACCTGCAGGTGTCGACGCGAAACGTCAAGGACGGCGATTTCGCCATGCTCGCCGGCTACCCGGGCGTGACGTTCCGCCATCGCATGGCGTCGGAGTTCGCCAACCAGATCCAGTGGCAGCTGCCGTCCCGCGTGGCGCTGTACCAGCGCATGATCGAGGTGATCGAGGCCGGCGGCAGCAAGGATGACGCCGCGCGCGTGAGCTACGCCTCGCAGGTGCGCAGCATGAAGAACACCCTCAAGCGCGCGCAGGGAGAACTTGACGGCCTGCGGCGCAGCGACGCGGCCAGGGTCCGGCGCGACGACGAGGCCGCGATGTACGCCTGGCTCGACAAGCAGGCCGACGCCGCCACGACGCGCGCCGACATCGGTGCCGCGCAGGCGGTGATCGACCAGGGCGTGGCCACGCGCGAGCGCGACCAGCTGCTGGCCGTGATCCAGTCGCAGACGCAACTGTTGCGCGCGGCGATCTCCCTGCAGCGCTGGGCCGCCGAGCAGCCCAAGCCCGACGCGCAGCGCGAGACCGGTTACCAGCAGCGCGACGAAGTGCTGATCACCGGCCAGCTCAAGCAGGTGCAGCGCCGCTATGCGCCGGCGATCGAGAAGGCGCTGCTGACCGAACTGCTGACCCAGTACCAGGCCTTGCCGTCGGCGCAGCACGTGGCCGAGTTCGATGCGGTGTTCGGCACCACGCCCGCGCAGCTGAAGACGCGGCTGGACGCGCTGTATGCAGGTACGCAGCTGGGTGACGAGGCCACGCGTCTTGGCGCGATGAAGACCGGCAGCGCCACGCTGGCGAAATCCCGCGACACCCTGCTCAAGGCGGCGGCGACGCTGCTGCCGGCGATCCAGCGACTGGAAGAAGAGAGCAAGGCCAGCGCCGGCGAGTTGCTGCGACTGCGCCCGGCCTACATGCGCGCGCTCATCGCCTATCGCAAGTCGCAGGGCCGCGCGGTCTACCCGGATGCCAACTCGACCCTGCGCGTGAGCTATGGCCGCATCAGCGCGATGGATCCGCGCGACGGGGTGCACTATCTGCCGCTGACCACCGTGCAGGGCATCGTCGAGAAGCACACCGGCGAAGAACCGTTCAACGCGCCGCAGCCGTTGCGTGACGCGATCGCCAAGGGCGACTTCGGCAGCACCGCCGAGCCAAGCCTGGGCACGCAGACGGTGGACCTGATGACCAACCTCGATACGACCGGTGGCAATTCCGGTTCGCCCGTGCTCGACGCCAGGGGCGACCTGATCGCGCTGAACTTCGACAGCAACTGGGAAGCGGTGAGCGCGAGCTGGATGTTCGATCCGCGCTACAAACGTGCCATCCATGTCGACATGCGTTACCTGCGCTGGCTGTTGGCGAAGGTGTATCCGGCGCCGCATCTGCTCAAGGAGATGAACCTGCCGGCGGAGTGA
- a CDS encoding histidine phosphatase family protein has translation MRILLARHGETPWNAEGRYQGQEDIPLSPVGIGQARALGERLRELPITRAVASPLTRARQTAEFALGGRDLPLTLDPGLMEIAHGTWEGLLASEIGERDGERLKAWRDAPHEVLMPEGESLQHVFDRAWPAFARATDGLGDGDTLLVVAHDAVNRVLLCHVLGIPLSRLWGFRQAPTTINLLEGPDVDHLEVVRLNDCSHHTLLFGEAVHRAL, from the coding sequence ATGCGCATTCTCTTAGCCCGTCACGGCGAGACGCCGTGGAACGCCGAAGGCCGCTACCAGGGCCAGGAAGACATCCCGCTGTCGCCGGTCGGCATCGGCCAGGCGCGCGCGCTCGGCGAGCGCCTGCGTGAGCTGCCGATCACCCGTGCCGTCGCTTCGCCGCTGACGCGCGCGCGGCAGACCGCCGAGTTCGCCCTGGGCGGGCGCGATCTGCCGCTGACCCTGGATCCGGGCCTGATGGAGATCGCCCACGGCACCTGGGAAGGTCTGCTGGCCAGTGAGATCGGCGAGCGTGACGGTGAGCGATTGAAGGCCTGGCGCGATGCACCGCATGAGGTGCTGATGCCGGAGGGCGAGTCGCTGCAGCATGTGTTCGACCGTGCCTGGCCGGCCTTCGCGCGCGCAACCGATGGCCTGGGCGACGGCGACACGCTGCTCGTGGTCGCCCACGATGCGGTCAATCGCGTGCTGCTGTGCCACGTGCTGGGCATCCCGCTGTCGCGGCTGTGGGGTTTCCGCCAGGCGCCGACGACGATCAATCTGCTGGAAGGTCCGGACGTCGATCATCTCGAAGTGGTCCGCCTCAACGACTGCAGCCACCACACGCTGCTGTTCGGGGAAGCGGTGCACCGGGCGCTGTAA